The Bos indicus isolate NIAB-ARS_2022 breed Sahiwal x Tharparkar chromosome X, NIAB-ARS_B.indTharparkar_mat_pri_1.0, whole genome shotgun sequence genome has a window encoding:
- the LOC139181304 gene encoding germ cell-less protein-like 2, producing MGPLNSRNLQCRESGTGELQQPEAQAGPSYVSGSRKRKQSTGPSLGPESEMSHNQEEDLQQVVWTRQGKKVKIKSEYAYQTLFLNGETSDIKIRALGKVWCLHKRFLCQSDYFATMFRDSGKECHKDIIDLEINDQNINVESLQFVLGSLYRNEYVLIKPLQVPRVLATACLLQVEDLIQQCDKTMKETINVKTVCSFYVAAETYGLHSVKTGCFEWLLHNLMTHPSVELYKELSTDLMNLVISSSNLFVMQKEIDIYTTLKQWMFLRLNPGWKGTMKQLLVNANNWFSRHKEHDGSISFLETKQGIVFQPVFKNLRFQHIICDLASTKVIEQDALIPSEWLSCVYKRQWYTLLRAQQYREIGPRDITETELEEYSMRCGKRIVRDGTYAWKWSGYNFGVHLYVVFTSHFIIFKRHAFSQPYDGSICLQPQRNIAFRLTLVYFGSSGKLSFRKTTGYKILTFEKDEEQMVMKLDSVALSFPLYIFCNFLFISLENPGN from the coding sequence ATGGGGCCCTTGAACAGTCggaatctgcaatgcagggaatCTGGCACAGGGGAACTGCAGCAGCCAGAAGCCCAGGCAGGCCCCAGTTATGTGTCTGGAAGCCGTAAACGCAAACAGAGCACCGGTCCCAGCTTAGGCCCAGAGTCTGAGATGAGTCACAACCAGGAGGAGGATCTACAGCAAGTCGTCTGGACAAGACAGGGTAAAAAAGTTAAGATCAAATCTGAGTATGCTTaccaaactttatttttaaatggcgaAACCAGTGACATTAAAATCCGTGCTCTGGGGAAAGTGTGGTGTTTACACAAAAGGTTTTTATGTCAGTCGGACTACTTTGCTACAATGTTTAGAGATTCTGGGAAAGAATGTCACAAAGATATTATTGACCTGGAGATTAATGACCAGAATATAAATGTAGAATCTTTGCAATTTGTATTAGGCTCGTTGTATAGGAATGAATATGTCTTAATTAAGCCCCTTCAAGTTCCAAGAGTTTTGGCAACCGCGTGCCTGCTTCAAGTAGAGGACTTAATTCAGCAGTGTGATAAGACCATGAAGGAAACAATTAATGTGAAAACTGTATGTAGCTTCTATGTGGCAGCAGAGACCTATGGGTTACATTCTGTAAAGACAGGGTGCTTTGAATGGCTTCTCCACAATCTGATGACTCATCCAAGCGTTGAACTTTACAAGGAACTCAGTACAGATCTTATGAATCTGGTCATTTCTTCTTCTAATTTATTCGTAATGCAAAAGGAAATCGATATATATACTACACTCAAACAGTGGATGTTCCTCCGCCTTAACCCAGGTTGGAAAGGCACAATGAAACAGCTTTTAGTTAATGCAAACAACTGGTTTTCCAGGCACAAGGAACATGATGGTAGCATTTCCTTTCTTGAAACTAAACAAGGCATAGTATTTCaaccagtatttaaaaatttgaggTTTCAGCATATCATTTGTGACCTGGCCTCCACAAAAGTTATTGAACAAGATGCTCTAATACCTTCAGAATGGTTATCGTGTGTTTATAAACGACAATGGTATACCTTGCTTAGAGCACAACAATACAGGGAAATTGGTCCTAGAGACATCACTGAAACCGAACTTGAAGAATATAGCATGAGATGTGGCAAAAGGATTGTCAGAGATGGAACCTATGCCTGGAAGTGGTCCGGTTACAATTTCGGTGTTCATTTGTATGTCGTCTTCACCagccattttataattttcaaacgACATGCTTTCAGTCAGCCATATGATGGCTCCATCTGTTTACAACCTCAAAGAAATATTGCATTCAGATTAACTTTGGTATATTTTGGTTCTAGTGGAAAACTGAGCTTCAGGAAAACAACTGGTTATAAAATCCTTACCTTTGAAAAGGATGAGGAACAAATGGTAATGAAACTGGATAGCGTAGCTTTGAGCTTCCCTTTATATATATTCTGCAACTTCCTGTTTATATCATTAGAAAATCCAGGAAATTGA